The Oryza glaberrima chromosome 9, OglaRS2, whole genome shotgun sequence genome includes a window with the following:
- the LOC127784778 gene encoding uncharacterized protein LOC127784778 codes for MLARVSRLGLHALRRATAPGQNSLASRRHGAEAVTSHVNHLGKTFFCSNTNATSSDRSSESEAKISVTFVDKDGEEKLVKVPIGMSMLEAAHENDIELEGACEGSLACSTCHVIVTDVDYYNKLEDPVDEENDMLDLAFGLTETSRLGCQVIASPELDGMRLALPSATRNFAVDGYVAKSH; via the exons ATGCTGGCGAGGGTCTCCCGCCTGGGGCTCCATGCCCTGCGCCGCGCCACTGCGCCAG GTCAAAATTCACTCGCTTCAAGGAGGCACGGAGCAGAAGCTGTTACCTCTCATGTGAACCATTTG GGGAAGACTTTCTTCTGTTCGAACACAAATGCTACATCCAGTGATAGGAGCAGCGAGTCAGAAGCTAA GATATCTGTGACTTTTGTTGATAAGGATGGCGAGGAAAAGCTTGTTAAAGTACCTATAGGAATGTCAATGCTAGAGGCAGCACATGAGAATGACATAGAACTTGAAG GGGCATGTGAGGGCTCTCTTGCATGTTCGACATGCCATGTGATTGTAACG GATGTTGACTACTACAACAAATTGGAAGATCCTGTGGATGAGGAGAACGATATGCTGGACCTTGCATTTGGGCTTACAGAGAC atCCCGTCTTGGTTGCCAAGTGATTGCAAGCCCTGAGCTTGATGGAATGCGATTGGCACTGCCATCAGCTACGAGAAATTTTGCAGTTGATGGGTATGTTGCGAAATCACACTGA
- the LOC127783511 gene encoding dormancy-associated protein homolog 3-like, with amino-acid sequence MGLLDQLWDDTVAGPRPDSGLGKLRKYASFSPSSSSTMAASPSPISAAAAAADAPAVTRSITILRPPALSVTSPRGSESGPSTPSSPASVPDSPFGSAPTPKGSEGWKKLRRGAARMADGVDASASGQPRSPTVYDWVVISSLDR; translated from the exons ATGGGGCTCCTCGACCAGCTCTGGGACGACACGGTGGCCGGGCCGCGGCCGGACTCCGGCCTCGGCAAGCTCCGCAAGTACGcctccttctccccttcctcctcctcgacgatggcggcgtcgccgtcgcccatctcggcggcggcggcggcggccgacgcgcCGGCCGTGACGCGCAGCATCACCATCCTCCGCCCGCCGGCGCTGTCCGTGACGTCGCCGCGCGGCAGCGAGTCGGGCCCctccacgccgtcgtcgccggccagcGTCCCGGACTCCCCCTTCGGCTCAG CACCGACGCCGAAGGGATCGGAGGGCTGGAAGAAGCTGCGCCGTGGGGCGGCGAGGATGGCCGACGGCGTGGACGCCAGCGCCAGCGGCCAGCCGAGAAGCCCCACCGTATACGACTG GGTGGTGATCAGCTCACTCGACAGGTGA